The window CCGGAGGATCTCCACCGCCTGGTTCAGGGCCTCGAGGGGGGTGACGGAGCCGTCGGTCCAGATCCTGAGGGTGAGCTTGTCCAGGTCGGTGCGCTGCCCCAGGCGGGTGTCCTCCACCTGGAAGGCCACGCGGCGCACCGGGGAGAAGACGGCGTCCACCGGGATGGCGTTGATCCGGTCCTTGATGCCGTGCTTCTCCGCCGGGACGTACCCCACCCCCCGGTCCACCCGGACCTCCATGTTGAGCCGACCCCCCTCCTCCAGGGTGGCGATGTGGAGGTCGGGGTTCATGATCTCCACGTCGGCCACGGGAAGGAAGTCCCGCGCCTTCACCTCCTTGGGGCCCTCGGCCTTGAGGAGGAGGGTCACGGTCTGGAGGCTGGGGTTCAGGAACCGGACCACCAGCTCCTTGAGGTTGAGGATGATCTCCACCACGTCCTCCTTGACCCCGGGGATGGTGGAGAACTCGTGGAGGACGTCCTCAATGTAGACGCTGGTGACCGCGGTCCCAGGGATGGAGGAAAGGAGGATGCGCCGCAGGGGGTTTCCCAGGGTGACGCCGAAGCCCCGCTCCAGGGGCTCCAGGACGAACTCCCCGTACTCCCGCCCCTGGGTGCGCACCGTGAAGACCGGGGCCTTGAGCTTGGAATCCAACATACGCCTCCTTCCAGGGGCTTACCTGGAGTAGAACTCGATCACCAGCTGCTCGTTCACGGGCAGGGCCAGGTCCTCCCGGTCGGGCAGGCGGAGGAACTTGCCCTTCATGCCCTCCACGTCCAGGGAGAGCCAGGGGCCCACCTTCCGGCCCTTCATGGCCTCGAGGTTCTGGCGGATGAGCTCGAGGTTGCGGCTCTTCTCGGCCACGGCGATCTCGTCCCCGGGCCGGACCCGGTAGGAGGGGAGGTCCACCCGGCGCCCGTTCACGGTGATGTGCCCGTGGCGCACCAGCTGGCGGGCCTGGCGGCGGCTTACGGCGAAGCCCAGCCGGTAGACCACGTTGTCCAGACGGGACTCCAAAAGCCCCAGGAAGACGGAGCCCGTGACGCCCTTCTTCTTGCTCGCCTCCTCAAACAGGTTGCGGAACTGGCGCTCGGAGATGCCGTAGATCCGGCGGAGCTTCTGCTTCTCCCTAAGCCGCACCGCGTAGTCGGAGGGGCGGCGCGCCCGCTTCTGCCCGTGCTGCCCAGGGGGGTAGGGGCGGCGCTCCATGGCGCACTTGGGGCTGTAGCACCGCTCCCCCTTGAGGTAGAGCTTCACGCCTTCCCGGCGGCAAAGACGGCAAACTGGACCAATGTAACGACCCATCGCTCACTCCTTCTAGGAAGCCTTACGGAACTTCTTCTTGGGCCTGCAGCCGTTGTGGGGGACGGGGGTGTCGTCCACGATGGACTTCACCTGGAGGCCGGAGGCCTGGAGGGCCCTTATGGCCTGCTCCCGGCCCGCCCCGGTGCCCCGCACGATCACGTCCACGCTCTGCATGCCGTAGGCCATGGCCTTCTTGGCGGCGTCCAGGGCCGCGAGCTGGGCGGCGTAAGGGGTGCCCTTACGGCTTCCCTTGTAGCCGATGACGCCGCCCGAAGACCAGGTGATGGGGTTGCCGTCCGGGTCGGTGATGGTGACGATGGTGTTGTTGTAGGAGGCGTGGATGTAGGCGCGACCGCTCGCCACCTGCCGCTTGACCTTTTTCTTGCTCGGCTTCTTGGCCATACTCTCCCTCTCCGGAGTATCCTCTGGCCCTCAGGCTCACTTCCTCGGGGCCTTCTTCTTGCCCGCCACCGTCTTGCGGGGCCCCTTGCGGGTGCGGGCGTTGGTGCGGGTCCGCTGGCCCCGCACCGGCAGCCCCCGCCGATGCCGGAGGCCCCGGTAGCAGCCGATGTCCATGAGGCGCTTGATGTTGGCCGCCACCTCGGCCCTGAGCTCCCCCTCCAGCTTCCAGGTGTTCTCCACGTACTCCCGGAGGCGGACCACCTCCGCCTCGGTGAGGTCCTTCACCCGGGTGGCGGGGTTGATCCCCGTCTTCTCCAGGGCCTCCTTGGCCCGGGCCTTGCCGATGCCGTAGATGTAGGTGAGGGCGACGTCCACCCGCTTGTTCCTGGGAATCTCTACCCCTGCGATCCTCGCCACAGTCCTCCTCCCTAACCCTGCCGCTGCTTATGCTTGGGGTTCTCGCAGATGACGTAGACCCGCCCGTGCCGGCGGATCACCTTGCACTTGTCGCAGATCCTCTTGACCGACGCGCGCACCTTCATGCCTGCCTCCTACTTGCGGTAAACGATCCGGCCCCGCGTGGGGTCGTAGGGGGTGATCTCCACCACCACCCGGTCCCCGGGGAGGATGCGGATGTAGTGCATCCGCATCTTGCCCGAGATGTAGGCCAAAATCTCCGGCCCCGAGTCCAGCTTCACGCGAAAGGT of the Thermus thermophilus HB8 genome contains:
- a CDS encoding DNA-directed RNA polymerase subunit alpha — its product is MLDSKLKAPVFTVRTQGREYGEFVLEPLERGFGVTLGNPLRRILLSSIPGTAVTSVYIEDVLHEFSTIPGVKEDVVEIILNLKELVVRFLNPSLQTVTLLLKAEGPKEVKARDFLPVADVEIMNPDLHIATLEEGGRLNMEVRVDRGVGYVPAEKHGIKDRINAIPVDAVFSPVRRVAFQVEDTRLGQRTDLDKLTLRIWTDGSVTPLEALNQAVEILREHLTYFSNPQAAAVAAPEEAKEPEAPPEQEEELDLPLEELGLSTRVLHSLKEEGIESVRALLALNLKDLKNIPGIGERSLEEIKEALEKKGFTLKE
- the rpsM gene encoding 30S ribosomal protein S13, whose amino-acid sequence is MARIAGVEIPRNKRVDVALTYIYGIGKARAKEALEKTGINPATRVKDLTEAEVVRLREYVENTWKLEGELRAEVAANIKRLMDIGCYRGLRHRRGLPVRGQRTRTNARTRKGPRKTVAGKKKAPRK
- the rpsK gene encoding 30S ribosomal protein S11, whose protein sequence is MAKKPSKKKVKRQVASGRAYIHASYNNTIVTITDPDGNPITWSSGGVIGYKGSRKGTPYAAQLAALDAAKKAMAYGMQSVDVIVRGTGAGREQAIRALQASGLQVKSIVDDTPVPHNGCRPKKKFRKAS
- the infA gene encoding translation initiation factor IF-1; its protein translation is MAKEKDTIRTEGVVTEALPNATFRVKLDSGPEILAYISGKMRMHYIRILPGDRVVVEITPYDPTRGRIVYRK
- the rpsD gene encoding 30S ribosomal protein S4, yielding MGRYIGPVCRLCRREGVKLYLKGERCYSPKCAMERRPYPPGQHGQKRARRPSDYAVRLREKQKLRRIYGISERQFRNLFEEASKKKGVTGSVFLGLLESRLDNVVYRLGFAVSRRQARQLVRHGHITVNGRRVDLPSYRVRPGDEIAVAEKSRNLELIRQNLEAMKGRKVGPWLSLDVEGMKGKFLRLPDREDLALPVNEQLVIEFYSR
- the rpmJ gene encoding 50S ribosomal protein L36, whose amino-acid sequence is MKVRASVKRICDKCKVIRRHGRVYVICENPKHKQRQG